A window of the Natrinema salifodinae genome harbors these coding sequences:
- a CDS encoding replication factor A (Replication protein A protects and stabilize the intermediate ssDNA that is generated by the unwinding action of a DNA helicase at the replication fork. In addition, SSBs prevent the formation of secondary structures by single-stranded template DNA.) → MSDVRQHADEIHEQFSDHLDVSVEDVEQRLTTLVDEYKVPVDEARRSVTNHYLEEAGLEREDLAGGGSEAANIEDVDEPEEWIDLTAKVIELWDPRSDSVAQVGLLGDPTGTIKFTKWAKSDLPALEEGGVYELRNVVTDEYQGRYSVKLNSTTVIEELDEDLEVGDDTSEIEGALVDMQSGSGLIKRCPKEDCTRVLQNGRCNEHGEVEGEFDLRIKAVVDDGIDAHEVIFDKDATEELTGLSLEEAKDMAMDALDTTIVADEIADDIVGIYYRIEGPTFGRYVLADDVEELDGPADPEELLIKARSM, encoded by the coding sequence ATGAGCGACGTACGACAGCACGCGGACGAGATACACGAGCAGTTTTCGGACCACCTCGACGTGAGCGTCGAGGACGTTGAACAGCGCCTGACGACGCTCGTCGATGAGTACAAGGTACCGGTCGACGAGGCGCGCCGGAGCGTCACCAACCACTACCTCGAAGAGGCCGGCCTCGAGCGCGAGGACCTCGCCGGGGGTGGCAGCGAGGCCGCCAACATCGAGGACGTCGACGAGCCCGAGGAGTGGATCGATCTGACCGCCAAGGTCATCGAACTCTGGGACCCGCGCAGCGACTCGGTCGCCCAGGTCGGCCTGCTCGGCGACCCGACGGGGACGATCAAGTTCACCAAGTGGGCCAAGTCCGACCTGCCCGCACTCGAAGAAGGAGGGGTCTACGAACTCCGCAACGTCGTCACCGACGAGTACCAGGGCCGGTACTCGGTCAAACTCAACTCCACGACCGTGATCGAGGAACTCGACGAGGACCTCGAGGTCGGCGACGACACCAGCGAGATCGAGGGCGCACTGGTCGACATGCAAAGCGGCAGCGGTCTGATCAAGCGCTGCCCGAAGGAGGACTGCACCCGCGTCCTCCAGAACGGTCGCTGTAACGAACACGGCGAAGTCGAAGGCGAGTTCGACCTCCGGATCAAGGCCGTCGTCGACGACGGCATCGACGCCCACGAGGTCATCTTCGACAAGGACGCCACCGAGGAGCTGACCGGACTGAGCCTCGAAGAGGCCAAGGACATGGCGATGGACGCGCTGGACACGACCATCGTCGCCGACGAGATCGCGGACGACATCGTCGGCATCTACTACCGCATCGAGGGGCCGACTTTCGGCCGCTACGTCCTGGCCGACGATGTCGAGGAACTCGACGGGCCGGCGGATCCCGAGGAACTGCTGATCAAAGCGAGGTCGATGTGA
- a CDS encoding RPA family protein translates to MSQAELTREVARRAFASEFNDSTYTFKESDDERAPNYALLPTGDRANRVFIVGTLTETEDVGEDSEYWRGRVVDPTGTFFVYAGQYQPEAASVLRDTEPPAYVSIVGKPRTYETDDGTVNVSVRPESIAVVDDATRDRWVVETAERTLDRIAAFEEWEDEQEAPESGSTAPANEYAQMARERYDSPVENYRRDVIQALESLDEIEDADEPDAETPA, encoded by the coding sequence ATGAGTCAGGCAGAACTCACCCGCGAAGTCGCCCGTCGCGCCTTCGCATCCGAATTCAACGATTCGACGTACACGTTCAAGGAGAGCGACGACGAGCGCGCGCCCAACTACGCCCTGCTCCCGACGGGCGACCGCGCGAACCGCGTGTTCATCGTCGGCACCTTGACCGAGACCGAGGACGTCGGCGAGGACAGCGAGTACTGGCGCGGCCGGGTCGTCGACCCGACGGGGACGTTCTTCGTCTACGCCGGTCAGTACCAGCCCGAAGCGGCCTCGGTCCTCCGGGACACCGAGCCGCCGGCCTACGTCTCCATCGTCGGCAAACCGCGCACCTACGAGACCGACGACGGCACGGTCAACGTCTCCGTGCGCCCCGAGTCCATCGCGGTCGTCGACGACGCGACCCGCGACCGCTGGGTCGTCGAAACGGCCGAGCGCACGCTCGACCGCATCGCGGCCTTCGAGGAGTGGGAAGACGAGCAGGAAGCGCCCGAAAGCGGTTCGACGGCGCCGGCGAACGAGTACGCCCAGATGGCCCGCGAGCGGTACGACTCGCCCGTCGAGAACTACCGTCGCGACGTGATCCAGGCGCTCGAGAGCCTCGACGAGATCGAGGACGCCGACGAACCCGACGCGGAAACGCCCGCGTAA
- a CDS encoding alpha/beta hydrolase has protein sequence MTRTESGPGRPMESVSGPHAGQPLLTAGAPALAADAALILCHGRGATAQGVVNLMDPVVRHRLAVLAPHAERSRWYPRPATASRADNEPWLSSSVDCVAAALDAARAIDIPPERTVVGGFSQGACVAAEFVRRTPARYGGLVVLSGTLPGSTDELAATELDGSLAETPVLIGYGGADPHVDRERVAETARVFEAADAVVDERRYPETGHEVTDDEFEAIGGMLDAVLGDGSP, from the coding sequence ATGACGCGAACCGAATCGGGGCCGGGACGGCCGATGGAATCGGTGTCGGGCCCCCACGCCGGTCAGCCGCTTTTGACCGCCGGCGCGCCCGCGCTGGCCGCGGACGCGGCGCTGATCCTCTGTCACGGCCGCGGCGCGACCGCCCAGGGCGTCGTCAACCTCATGGACCCCGTCGTCCGGCACCGCCTGGCCGTCCTCGCGCCCCACGCTGAGCGCAGCCGCTGGTATCCGCGCCCGGCGACCGCGTCTCGTGCGGACAACGAGCCGTGGCTCTCCTCGAGCGTCGACTGCGTGGCCGCCGCGCTCGACGCCGCGCGAGCGATCGATATCCCGCCCGAGCGGACCGTCGTCGGCGGCTTCTCGCAAGGCGCCTGCGTCGCCGCGGAGTTCGTCCGACGGACCCCCGCTCGGTACGGCGGCCTGGTCGTCCTCTCGGGGACGCTTCCCGGATCGACCGACGAACTCGCGGCGACTGAACTCGACGGGTCGCTGGCGGAAACGCCGGTGCTGATCGGCTACGGCGGGGCGGACCCGCACGTCGACCGCGAACGCGTCGCCGAGACGGCCCGCGTCTTCGAGGCCGCGGACGCCGTGGTCGACGAGCGGCGCTATCCCGAGACGGGCCACGAGGTCACCGACGACGAGTTCGAGGCGATCGGCGGGATGCTCGACGCCGTCCTCGGAGACGGATCGCCGTAG
- a CDS encoding VOC family protein: protein MLSDTPGLHHVTGIVGDAQTAIDFYSGVLGVRLVTQTVNFEDILQHHLYFGDAVGTPGTVLTHFPDPYGDPGRVGKPQIESVAFVVPADALEYWRARLADRDIAVEGPIERFDERVLRFEDPAGTKIELVADQSDPAGVEPWTAGPVPAERAIRGLHGVSTLSVNPYATAGTLDTLGFEYVAERDNRVRYRATDERTAVVDVLDREAPFGREGQGALHHVAVRVPTEDDLYEWHELFDDRGYDVSRVKDRHFFHSLYVREPGGILFELATETGGVAASEDDAEPGESLYLPDWFEDDRDLIESQLPALTVPTAGEPAGRDEDR, encoded by the coding sequence ATGCTTTCCGACACGCCGGGACTCCACCACGTGACGGGGATTGTCGGGGACGCCCAGACGGCGATCGACTTCTACAGCGGCGTGCTCGGCGTCCGACTGGTGACCCAAACGGTCAACTTCGAGGACATTCTCCAGCATCACCTCTATTTCGGCGACGCCGTCGGGACGCCGGGGACGGTCCTGACACACTTCCCGGACCCCTACGGCGACCCAGGTCGGGTCGGGAAACCCCAGATCGAGTCGGTTGCGTTCGTCGTCCCGGCGGATGCGCTCGAGTACTGGCGGGCGCGCCTGGCGGACCGCGACATCGCCGTCGAGGGGCCGATCGAACGGTTCGACGAGCGGGTGCTGCGGTTCGAGGACCCCGCCGGAACGAAGATCGAACTCGTCGCCGACCAGTCGGATCCGGCGGGCGTCGAGCCCTGGACTGCGGGCCCCGTTCCGGCGGAGCGCGCGATCCGCGGCTTGCACGGCGTCTCGACGCTGTCGGTTAATCCCTACGCGACCGCGGGCACGCTCGACACGCTGGGGTTCGAGTACGTCGCAGAGCGCGACAACCGCGTTCGCTACCGGGCGACCGACGAGCGAACCGCCGTCGTGGACGTGCTCGATCGCGAGGCCCCCTTCGGCCGCGAGGGGCAGGGGGCGCTCCACCACGTCGCGGTGCGTGTCCCGACCGAGGACGACCTCTACGAGTGGCACGAACTGTTCGACGATCGCGGCTACGACGTCTCGCGGGTCAAGGACCGCCACTTCTTCCACTCGCTGTACGTCCGCGAGCCCGGGGGCATCCTCTTCGAACTGGCGACCGAGACCGGCGGCGTCGCGGCGAGCGAGGACGATGCCGAACCGGGCGAATCGCTATACCTGCCCGACTGGTTCGAGGACGATCGGGACTTAATCGAGAGCCAGCTGCCGGCGCTGACGGTCCCGACGGCGGGTGAGCCGGCGGGCCGTGACGAAGACCGATGA
- a CDS encoding ribbon-helix-helix protein, CopG family → MGNKNKTISFRVNEDAFEALQEIAEERNISLSAVFRDYVDQLVDHDGQVEVVPEDELEARTSAGGDGDGDDEISFPPTVEVPKRFIREHERLELEAEHLREQLDEYKAYVNDLQDRLEDEQDEVLLLDELDELDEEDESYQLR, encoded by the coding sequence ATGGGGAACAAGAACAAGACCATCTCGTTCCGGGTCAACGAGGACGCGTTCGAAGCGCTACAGGAGATCGCCGAAGAGCGCAACATCTCGCTGTCCGCGGTCTTCCGGGACTACGTCGACCAGTTGGTCGACCACGACGGCCAGGTCGAAGTCGTCCCCGAGGACGAACTCGAAGCCCGCACGAGCGCGGGCGGAGACGGCGACGGGGACGACGAGATCTCGTTCCCGCCGACCGTCGAGGTCCCGAAGCGGTTCATCCGCGAACACGAGCGGCTCGAACTCGAGGCCGAGCACCTCCGAGAACAGCTCGATGAGTACAAGGCCTACGTCAACGACCTGCAGGACCGACTCGAGGACGAGCAGGACGAAGTCCTGCTGCTCGACGAATTAGACGAGTTAGACGAGGAAGACGAGTCGTACCAGCTGCGGTAG
- a CDS encoding DUF5814 domain-containing protein: protein MAITDKIYIKNHRQLSSQLETNIPKGAFKGATLDLLFQGDGLEKLDDATRDRVLDFSQDFLDCDCDNNPYCGCPERKFVQYLLELRAQGLGPDAIVDVMTDDYMVYAYPGDILSFLDSAVRTLEAAEGLARVEGADDEHDEIRQAKQNLAR from the coding sequence GTGGCCATCACCGATAAGATCTATATCAAGAATCACCGTCAGCTCAGCTCCCAGCTCGAGACGAACATCCCCAAGGGGGCGTTCAAGGGAGCGACGCTGGACCTGCTCTTTCAGGGCGACGGCCTCGAGAAGCTCGACGACGCGACCCGCGACCGGGTGCTTGACTTCTCGCAGGACTTCCTCGACTGCGACTGCGACAACAATCCCTACTGCGGCTGTCCCGAGCGGAAGTTCGTCCAGTACCTACTCGAACTCCGCGCCCAGGGCCTGGGTCCGGACGCGATCGTCGACGTGATGACCGACGATTACATGGTCTACGCCTACCCCGGCGACATCCTCTCGTTCCTCGACAGCGCCGTCCGGACGCTCGAGGCTGCTGAAGGCCTGGCCCGGGTCGAAGGTGCCGACGACGAACACGACGAGATTCGCCAGGCGAAACAGAACCTCGCGCGGTAA
- a CDS encoding winged helix-turn-helix domain-containing protein: MDWMILDALQEGRLTPCYLADRTDQSQNYIRQRVRVLDEKGLIQRVPTDEMTGRGNGLYELTDAGRELLENKERIPQ, from the coding sequence ATTGATTGGATGATTCTCGACGCTCTCCAAGAAGGCCGTCTAACGCCGTGCTACCTCGCTGATCGAACCGATCAGAGTCAGAACTACATCCGGCAACGCGTCCGTGTACTCGACGAGAAAGGACTGATTCAGCGTGTTCCAACCGATGAGATGACCGGGCGAGGAAATGGATTGTATGAACTGACTGATGCTGGCCGCGAACTACTGGAGAACAAAGAACGCATCCCTCAGTAA
- a CDS encoding cold-shock protein, whose protein sequence is MANGKVDFFNDTGGYGFIATEDSDDDVFFHMEDVGGEDLTEGTEIEFDIEQAPKGPRATNVVRK, encoded by the coding sequence ATGGCAAACGGTAAGGTCGACTTCTTTAACGACACTGGCGGCTACGGTTTCATCGCGACTGAGGACTCCGACGACGACGTATTCTTCCACATGGAAGACGTTGGCGGCGAGGATCTGACGGAAGGGACTGAAATCGAGTTCGACATCGAACAGGCCCCCAAGGGCCCCCGAGCGACGAACGTCGTTCGCAAATAA
- a CDS encoding class I SAM-dependent methyltransferase, with amino-acid sequence MDSNDVRRQWANRSGEYSPEYYAYYGPNETSDTLRDILDQYIDRNAPVLELGCSSGRHLAHLYEHGFENVAGIEVNEDAFDVMADVYPDLAAEGEFYPNAIEDVITDFADDQFGAIYSVETLQHLHPDAEWVFDELSRITDDLLITVENEPESEGEPDVSYVNDDFPLYYRDWKAIFTDRGFTEVDSKSGRRDTIRTFRTTRTTRADV; translated from the coding sequence GTGGATTCTAACGACGTTCGGCGTCAGTGGGCGAACCGATCCGGAGAATACTCACCGGAATACTACGCCTACTACGGTCCGAACGAAACAAGTGACACGCTTCGCGACATTCTCGATCAGTACATCGACCGAAACGCGCCCGTCTTGGAACTGGGCTGTAGTTCGGGCCGTCATCTCGCACACCTCTACGAACACGGCTTCGAGAACGTGGCGGGCATCGAGGTCAACGAGGATGCATTCGACGTAATGGCGGATGTATATCCCGACCTCGCCGCCGAAGGTGAGTTTTACCCGAACGCGATCGAAGACGTCATCACCGATTTCGCTGACGATCAGTTCGGCGCGATCTATTCGGTGGAGACGCTGCAACACCTCCATCCGGACGCCGAGTGGGTCTTCGACGAACTGTCTCGGATCACGGACGACCTCCTCATTACGGTGGAAAACGAGCCCGAAAGCGAGGGCGAACCCGACGTGAGCTACGTCAACGACGACTTCCCGCTCTATTACCGCGATTGGAAGGCTATTTTCACCGACCGCGGCTTCACCGAAGTCGACTCGAAATCGGGCCGGCGGGATACCATTCGAACGTTCCGAACCACTCGGACGACACGAGCGGACGTGTGA
- a CDS encoding DNA methyltransferase, with protein MTDDHYQVTLGSSTRVRDDLRDVTDLTAVDWTFEGWNTQQHTHGLHPYPARMIPQIVRALLGYYENQGVISPGDLVYDPFSGSGTTSVEARLAGYDTKANDINPLAAFLTLAKARPLPVDRLEAFRRDLMGDLAVELRAVRERYAAGDGFEELEEPEVREGWFPQPQLYELCTIRDRIDELEATWDGEHAADLARFFRVALSRTTRETSYQRNGEYKRYLIPESNRGDHDPNVYELFDREVSANVDMMRSYAERVDHERSSEVYLADSRTAADVATDSVDIVITSPPYGDHSTTVAYGEFSQDPAIVAWERTYDEMRNVDKIGLGGSARKLEPLETLEEWSPSLEATLDVLREKDGRAEDALEFFTDYYAVMEQVARVLKPGHPIAWVVANRTMSRVNIPTHLITTELCERIGFDHQHTLAREIPNKKLPLENAPENTPGVTGELMANENIVVMTAPDD; from the coding sequence ATGACGGACGACCACTATCAGGTCACACTCGGCTCCTCCACCCGCGTCCGAGACGACCTCCGCGACGTAACTGATCTCACGGCCGTCGACTGGACGTTCGAAGGGTGGAACACCCAGCAGCACACCCACGGACTCCATCCCTACCCCGCGCGGATGATCCCCCAGATCGTGCGCGCCCTCCTGGGCTACTACGAGAATCAGGGCGTCATCTCGCCAGGCGACCTCGTCTACGATCCCTTCTCCGGGTCGGGGACCACGTCCGTCGAAGCGCGCCTGGCCGGCTACGACACGAAGGCCAACGACATCAATCCGCTCGCCGCCTTTCTCACGCTCGCCAAGGCGCGCCCGCTGCCGGTCGATCGGCTGGAGGCTTTCCGGCGGGACCTGATGGGTGATCTCGCCGTCGAGTTGCGGGCGGTCCGCGAACGCTACGCGGCCGGGGACGGCTTCGAGGAACTCGAGGAGCCCGAAGTGCGCGAGGGGTGGTTCCCGCAGCCGCAACTCTACGAACTCTGTACGATCCGCGACCGGATCGACGAACTCGAGGCCACGTGGGACGGCGAGCACGCGGCCGATCTCGCGCGGTTCTTCCGTGTCGCGCTCTCGCGGACGACGCGGGAGACGAGCTACCAGCGAAACGGGGAGTACAAGCGCTATCTCATCCCCGAGTCGAACCGGGGCGATCACGATCCAAACGTCTACGAGCTCTTCGACCGCGAGGTGTCGGCGAACGTCGACATGATGCGCTCGTACGCCGAGCGGGTCGATCACGAGCGGTCCTCGGAGGTCTATCTCGCCGACTCGCGGACGGCCGCGGACGTCGCGACCGACAGTGTCGACATCGTGATCACGTCGCCGCCGTACGGCGACCACAGCACGACCGTCGCGTATGGCGAGTTCTCCCAGGACCCGGCAATCGTCGCCTGGGAGCGAACGTACGACGAGATGCGAAACGTCGACAAGATCGGGCTCGGCGGCTCGGCCCGAAAGCTCGAGCCCCTCGAGACGCTCGAGGAGTGGTCGCCGTCGCTCGAAGCCACGCTCGACGTCCTCCGGGAGAAGGACGGCCGGGCGGAGGACGCCCTCGAGTTCTTCACCGACTACTACGCGGTGATGGAACAGGTCGCGCGCGTCCTCAAACCCGGCCATCCGATCGCCTGGGTCGTCGCCAACCGGACGATGTCCCGGGTGAACATCCCGACGCATCTCATCACGACGGAACTCTGCGAACGGATCGGCTTCGACCATCAGCACACGCTCGCCCGGGAGATTCCGAACAAGAAGCTCCCGCTGGAGAACGCCCCCGAAAACACTCCTGGCGTCACGGGCGAACTGATGGCCAACGAGAACATCGTGGTTATGACGGCGCCGGACGACTAG
- a CDS encoding aldo/keto reductase yields MSDETITNESDTFEIGDTTVHRLGFGAMRITGEDIIGAPDDEDTAREVVRHAVDCGVDLIDTADSYGPAVSERLIGEAIGDPDDVLVATKAGLLRNDDGDWIAHGDPDYIRNQVLTSLDRLQADTIDLYQFHRPDDDTPFEDSVATFAELKDEGFVDEVGVSNVSAEQLDQAREQVEVATVQNRYNLNDRGSREVLEICEDEDIGFIPWAPIDGDDLDEHGDLLDEIADEHDATRRQVALAWLLERADVMLPIPGTSDPDHLESNVAATQLSLSDDEVQRLTEAAD; encoded by the coding sequence ATGAGCGACGAGACGATCACCAACGAGAGCGATACGTTCGAAATCGGTGACACGACCGTCCACCGGCTCGGGTTCGGTGCGATGCGGATCACCGGCGAGGACATCATCGGCGCGCCGGACGACGAGGACACCGCACGCGAGGTCGTCCGACACGCCGTCGACTGCGGCGTCGACCTCATCGACACGGCCGACTCCTACGGCCCGGCCGTCAGCGAACGGCTCATCGGCGAGGCGATCGGCGACCCCGACGACGTGCTGGTCGCGACCAAGGCCGGCCTGCTGCGCAACGACGACGGCGACTGGATCGCCCACGGCGATCCGGACTACATCCGCAACCAGGTGCTCACGTCGCTCGATCGCCTGCAGGCGGACACCATCGACCTCTACCAGTTCCACCGACCCGATGACGATACGCCCTTCGAGGACTCCGTCGCGACGTTCGCCGAACTCAAAGACGAGGGGTTCGTCGACGAGGTCGGCGTCAGTAACGTCTCTGCCGAACAACTCGACCAGGCCCGCGAGCAGGTCGAGGTGGCGACCGTCCAGAACCGGTACAACCTGAACGACCGCGGGAGCCGGGAAGTCCTCGAGATTTGCGAGGACGAGGACATCGGCTTCATCCCGTGGGCCCCGATCGACGGCGACGACCTCGACGAACACGGCGACCTCCTCGACGAGATCGCCGACGAGCACGACGCGACGCGGCGACAGGTCGCGCTGGCCTGGCTGCTCGAGCGCGCGGACGTCATGCTCCCGATCCCGGGCACCTCGGATCCCGATCACCTCGAGTCGAACGTTGCCGCCACTCAACTCTCGCTCAGCGACGACGAGGTGCAGCGGCTGACCGAGGCCGCGGACTGA
- a CDS encoding YqcI/YcgG family protein, whose amino-acid sequence MRRSTSDVAIHPDAGNFVDPRTREWKQYMLPENAESVARCPLPERTDVE is encoded by the coding sequence GTGCGCCGTTCTACGAGCGACGTCGCGATACACCCCGACGCGGGCAACTTCGTCGACCCGCGGACCCGGGAGTGGAAGCAGTACATGCTCCCGGAGAATGCGGAGAGCGTGGCTCGGTGTCCGCTGCCCGAGCGGACCGACGTCGAGTGA
- a CDS encoding phosphate-starvation-inducible PsiE family protein yields the protein MADDDSQPPDPPGSSPETVAGSDRIAAAADRFIRFVELIAAWVFAILFAIGVIDLTLQIVRSIRARTITDPLVVIGFIDTGLLLLIIVEVYHTVIAYTQESETRQIVRLVIYTGVIAMVRKAIIFRTDEYATAQDALFAAVSYTIIIFGLVALLFAERVYG from the coding sequence ATGGCCGACGACGACTCCCAGCCACCGGACCCGCCAGGCAGCAGTCCGGAAACCGTCGCCGGATCCGATCGGATCGCCGCGGCCGCGGATCGATTCATTCGGTTCGTCGAACTGATCGCGGCCTGGGTGTTTGCGATCCTCTTCGCGATCGGCGTCATCGACCTGACGCTGCAGATCGTGCGGTCGATTCGAGCGCGGACCATCACCGATCCGCTCGTCGTCATCGGGTTCATCGACACCGGCCTCTTGCTGTTGATCATCGTCGAAGTCTATCACACGGTCATCGCCTACACGCAGGAGAGCGAAACCCGCCAGATAGTCAGGCTCGTCATCTACACTGGCGTGATCGCGATGGTCCGGAAGGCGATTATCTTCCGGACGGACGAGTACGCGACCGCGCAGGACGCTCTCTTCGCCGCGGTCTCGTACACGATCATCATCTTCGGCCTGGTCGCCTTGCTCTTCGCGGAGCGCGTGTACGGCTGA
- a CDS encoding alpha/beta hydrolase family protein: MSVTRDAILDCLGTIPDRPDPAVETVSTTAADGYERRLVEYDVEPGERIRAYLLVPDDVDGNGERPGVLAVHPHAGEFAVGKSDPAGLSETAAYHYGVECCRRGHVVCCPDLLCFEDRRPAARERAAGTAPDGAEYEKFVAMDRLLRGSSLQATYLSDLAAALDVLESHDSVDPDSLGVLGHSLGGQEAAWLAWFDDRVAAAVASSGTARLAAVQRERITHNFALYVPELLSIGDMDDVLTGVAPTPLLVTHGTEDRIFPPDSVRELAATVSAAYADAGVPDRFEARFFDGGHEFPADVRSSAYAWLDRWLDR; this comes from the coding sequence ATGAGCGTCACTCGCGACGCGATCCTCGATTGCCTCGGGACGATCCCCGACCGCCCCGATCCGGCCGTCGAAACCGTCTCGACCACGGCCGCCGACGGATACGAGCGCCGACTCGTCGAGTACGACGTCGAACCGGGGGAGCGAATCCGTGCGTACCTGCTCGTCCCCGACGACGTCGACGGCAATGGTGAACGCCCCGGCGTCCTCGCCGTCCATCCCCACGCAGGCGAATTCGCCGTCGGCAAGTCCGATCCGGCCGGGCTGAGCGAGACGGCCGCGTACCACTACGGCGTCGAGTGCTGTCGGCGCGGCCACGTCGTCTGCTGTCCGGATCTGCTCTGTTTCGAGGACCGGCGCCCGGCAGCGCGCGAGCGCGCGGCCGGAACGGCTCCCGACGGCGCCGAGTACGAGAAGTTCGTCGCGATGGACCGCCTGCTGCGCGGCTCCTCCCTCCAGGCGACGTACCTCTCGGACCTCGCTGCCGCGCTCGACGTCCTCGAATCCCACGACTCGGTCGATCCCGATTCCCTGGGCGTGCTCGGCCACTCGCTCGGCGGGCAGGAGGCCGCCTGGCTGGCCTGGTTCGACGACCGCGTCGCCGCCGCGGTCGCCTCCAGCGGGACGGCCCGCCTGGCGGCCGTCCAGCGCGAGCGGATCACCCACAACTTCGCGCTGTACGTCCCCGAGTTGCTGTCGATCGGCGATATGGACGACGTGCTGACGGGCGTCGCCCCGACGCCGCTGTTAGTGACTCACGGCACCGAAGATCGCATTTTCCCGCCGGACTCCGTCCGCGAGCTCGCCGCTACCGTTTCGGCCGCCTACGCCGACGCCGGCGTCCCCGACCGGTTCGAAGCACGGTTCTTCGACGGCGGCCACGAGTTCCCCGCCGATGTTCGGTCGAGCGCGTACGCCTGGCTGGACCGCTGGCTCGATCGCTGA
- a CDS encoding DUF7344 domain-containing protein — MEALTSSQEAHELSANTILELLANRRRRYLLYALRGREDPIELSTLAETVAGWEHDVPPDEVAKNEYKSVYVSSVQCHVPKLDDAGVVDHDEDNHTVVLADNFKQLEPYLQVVVKDEPENSTLHAALQTESGDGLLGQIRENVARLKQ; from the coding sequence ATGGAAGCCCTTACCTCGAGCCAGGAGGCACACGAACTTTCCGCCAACACCATCCTCGAGCTACTGGCGAACCGCCGGCGCCGATATCTCCTCTACGCGCTGCGGGGGCGCGAGGACCCGATCGAACTCTCGACGCTGGCAGAGACCGTTGCAGGCTGGGAACACGACGTCCCGCCGGACGAAGTCGCGAAAAACGAGTACAAGAGCGTCTACGTCTCGTCCGTCCAGTGCCACGTCCCGAAACTCGACGACGCGGGCGTCGTCGACCACGACGAGGACAACCACACCGTCGTCCTCGCGGATAACTTCAAACAGCTCGAGCCGTACCTCCAAGTCGTCGTCAAAGACGAACCCGAGAACTCCACACTCCACGCCGCGCTCCAAACCGAATCGGGCGACGGGCTCCTCGGCCAGATCCGGGAGAACGTCGCGCGACTCAAGCAGTAA
- a CDS encoding DUF192 domain-containing protein has translation MAFERVWKGLLAIALLSIVGVALVQAGIVSTPWGADEGHVRVFGDESDGDAAAEADDREPKAVVDVEVADTRRERYVGLSNHDSLESGNGMLFVHDDEDERTYVMRDMDFDIDIIFIDADREITTIHHARAPEAGEDGEDLRYSGQAKWVLEVPRGDANETDIAVGDEVEIDLESN, from the coding sequence ATGGCATTCGAGCGCGTCTGGAAGGGACTTCTCGCTATTGCCCTCCTCTCAATTGTCGGCGTCGCCCTCGTACAGGCCGGCATCGTCTCGACACCGTGGGGTGCCGACGAGGGCCACGTTCGAGTCTTCGGCGACGAATCCGACGGCGACGCGGCCGCCGAGGCCGACGACCGCGAACCGAAGGCCGTCGTCGACGTCGAGGTCGCGGACACCAGGCGGGAACGCTACGTCGGACTGAGCAATCACGACTCCCTCGAATCGGGCAACGGGATGTTGTTCGTCCACGACGACGAGGACGAGCGGACCTACGTGATGCGGGACATGGACTTCGACATCGATATCATCTTCATCGACGCGGATCGCGAGATCACGACGATCCACCACGCCCGCGCGCCCGAAGCGGGCGAGGACGGCGAGGACCTCCGGTACTCCGGCCAGGCGAAGTGGGTGCTCGAGGTCCCCCGCGGCGACGCGAACGAGACGGATATCGCGGTCGGCGACGAGGTCGAGATTGATCTCGAGTCGAACTAG